Proteins encoded within one genomic window of candidate division WOR-3 bacterium:
- a CDS encoding nitroreductase family protein → MDAQRLLVERRSIRKYKRDPIPDEIFEKLFELCRWAPTARNSQSYYFIVIKNPEIIQFLGNIREPARPILEAPYAVAICSDPSKSRRYVQDGCIAAYHFMLAAWTLGLGTCWIADMDRPEVKEKIGVPLDHYVATVTPLGWPMEIPAAPPRKPAREFYRVIE, encoded by the coding sequence ATGGACGCTCAGAGGTTATTGGTCGAAAGAAGGAGTATAAGGAAATACAAAAGAGATCCTATTCCCGATGAAATTTTCGAAAAACTTTTTGAACTCTGTAGATGGGCTCCCACGGCCAGGAATTCACAATCCTACTATTTCATAGTGATTAAGAACCCCGAAATAATTCAGTTTCTCGGCAACATAAGAGAACCTGCAAGGCCAATCCTTGAAGCGCCTTATGCTGTGGCAATTTGTTCTGATCCGTCAAAGTCAAGGCGCTACGTGCAGGATGGTTGCATTGCTGCTTATCATTTTATGTTAGCTGCCTGGACCCTGGGTTTAGGGACCTGTTGGATTGCTGACATGGACAGGCCTGAAGTTAAAGAAAAAATCGGTGTGCCTCTGGATCACTATGTGGCCACGGTTACTCCCCTTGGGTGGCCTATGGAGATTCCTGCAGCCCCTCCGAGGAAGCCAGCCAGGGAATTTTACAGAGTCATTGAATAG
- a CDS encoding aminotransferase class I/II-fold pyridoxal phosphate-dependent enzyme — MDIFKKCYEFKEAEKAKQLGYYPYFHPVSSAEDTEVVVDGKTLVMLGSNNYLGLTTHPYVKKKAQEAIEKYGTGSCGSRFLNGTLDIHEELEEELAKFVGKEKALVFSTGYQTNLGIMSALLGKHDVVVLDKWDHASIVDGTRLGYAHVLRFKHNDMEHLEKILKAIPEERGILIVVDGVFSMEGDIANLPELVKIKEKYGARLMVDDAHSVGILGKTGAGTAEHFGLTEKVDLIMSTFSKSFASIGGFVAGDAKVIEYIKHFARPMIFSAALAPGQVAAARAALEIMKNDHERRENLWRNTKFWHNGLRSLGFDIGETQTPIVPVIIGDDMKTFMFWKKLMEYGVYTNPVITPAVPPGRQLIRTSIMATHTIEQLERALEAFKKAGRELGLIS, encoded by the coding sequence ATGGATATATTCAAAAAATGCTATGAATTCAAAGAAGCGGAGAAAGCAAAACAATTAGGCTACTATCCTTATTTTCATCCTGTCTCTTCCGCTGAGGATACAGAAGTAGTGGTGGATGGCAAAACCCTTGTAATGTTGGGGTCCAACAATTACCTTGGGCTCACCACCCATCCTTACGTAAAGAAAAAAGCCCAGGAGGCTATTGAAAAATACGGTACAGGAAGCTGTGGTTCAAGATTCTTGAACGGAACTCTTGATATTCATGAAGAACTTGAGGAAGAACTGGCAAAATTTGTTGGGAAAGAAAAGGCACTGGTCTTCAGCACTGGTTACCAAACAAACCTCGGGATAATGTCGGCACTCCTTGGCAAACACGATGTCGTGGTCCTTGACAAGTGGGATCATGCAAGTATTGTAGATGGTACAAGGCTCGGCTATGCCCATGTTTTAAGGTTTAAACACAACGATATGGAACATTTAGAAAAGATTTTAAAAGCCATTCCCGAGGAGAGGGGCATCCTGATCGTAGTAGATGGCGTTTTCAGTATGGAAGGCGACATTGCAAATCTACCAGAACTCGTGAAAATAAAGGAAAAATACGGAGCAAGGTTAATGGTTGATGATGCCCATTCCGTTGGCATATTGGGAAAAACAGGGGCTGGAACCGCCGAACACTTTGGTTTAACGGAGAAAGTAGACTTAATAATGTCGACTTTCAGTAAGTCCTTCGCTTCCATCGGTGGTTTTGTTGCAGGAGATGCAAAAGTAATTGAATATATTAAACATTTCGCAAGGCCAATGATTTTCAGTGCTGCCTTAGCTCCGGGTCAGGTAGCTGCTGCCAGAGCAGCTCTCGAAATTATGAAAAATGACCACGAGAGAAGGGAAAACCTCTGGAGAAACACAAAGTTCTGGCACAACGGTTTGAGAAGCCTTGGATTTGACATTGGAGAAACCCAAACCCCAATTGTACCTGTAATCATAGGCGATGATATGAAGACCTTCATGTTCTGGAAAAAACTTATGGAGTATGGGGTATACACCAACCCCGTTATAACCCCCGCTGTTCCACCTGGAAGACAGCTTATAAGAACAAGTATTATGGCAACACACACCATTGAACAACTGGAGAGAGCATTAGAGGCCTTTAAGAAAGCAGGCCGAGAGCTGGGACTCATCTCATAG
- a CDS encoding GGDEF domain-containing protein: MGKIGIRIVASFVVVLLSAATFKLFERLYDTRSIGCGDCIFVSSFQSGDSTISVPFFSESPGTHIFRFNLRRVQCNRPSIFIPFIDGNYLAVYLNGHLIGTSGNLLGLASLRWNKPELFLMEKDLQRDSNEVKLVVKTENTVGVFYPIFVGDLRYAKTRYILLGFLNQVLNQFYISVFVVLGIFMILLPFMIGLRKHRAVVGISLILFALYLVDYLYIPYLPLPYAFYKKIVVSSLYLSMSLYALGFIYEFGYKGALRNAGYVLVIINAVLSLLLLATKNDSVIVRRTYLKLDVTVFLSMAFILLLFFKRALVPPETKSSDFLTTLSFYAVLFLLLYVFRDVYVLITNSPVPLLTQFVLPVFLLINVSYIVNDFTTLYRRLVLEKRRAEFLEMESMRDPLTGALNRRFLWKIREIVPELYTVCLIDIDGFKEFNDQFGHLLGDCVLRKMVSKMTSSLRKDDHIIRYGGDEFVILLYKTSGRDAEQVVGKIRDQFLSEKIVCEGKEFTLSFSYGIAAIGEGNSLEDLLKIADSRLYEAKNSKAKA; encoded by the coding sequence ATGGGAAAGATTGGCATAAGAATTGTGGCTTCGTTTGTAGTTGTGCTATTATCAGCTGCGACTTTTAAATTGTTTGAGAGACTCTACGATACAAGAAGTATAGGGTGCGGAGATTGTATATTTGTATCTTCTTTTCAAAGTGGCGATTCGACGATTTCGGTACCTTTCTTCTCAGAATCACCAGGGACTCACATTTTTCGATTCAATTTGAGAAGAGTTCAATGTAATAGACCTTCTATCTTCATTCCTTTCATTGATGGAAATTATTTAGCAGTTTATCTTAACGGCCATCTCATAGGGACGTCTGGAAATTTACTGGGTCTTGCTTCGCTTAGGTGGAATAAGCCTGAACTCTTTCTGATGGAAAAGGACTTACAACGTGATTCCAACGAGGTGAAATTAGTGGTTAAAACTGAGAATACTGTTGGGGTCTTTTACCCTATTTTTGTAGGTGATCTAAGGTATGCCAAGACTCGTTACATTTTATTGGGGTTTTTAAATCAGGTTTTGAACCAGTTTTATATAAGTGTCTTTGTGGTCCTTGGGATTTTTATGATACTTTTGCCTTTCATGATTGGCTTAAGAAAACACAGGGCAGTTGTCGGAATTTCACTTATCCTTTTTGCCCTTTATCTTGTTGATTACCTCTACATTCCCTATTTACCTTTGCCATATGCTTTTTACAAAAAGATCGTGGTTTCTAGCCTTTACTTATCAATGTCATTGTATGCCCTCGGTTTTATTTATGAATTTGGCTATAAGGGGGCACTGAGGAATGCTGGGTATGTTCTTGTAATTATCAATGCGGTGCTTTCCCTCCTTCTGCTCGCAACCAAAAACGACAGCGTTATCGTGCGTCGTACTTACCTCAAATTGGATGTGACGGTTTTCCTGAGTATGGCTTTTATCCTGCTTTTATTTTTTAAAAGGGCTTTGGTGCCACCCGAAACCAAATCATCAGATTTTCTGACAACTTTAAGTTTTTACGCAGTGCTCTTTTTACTACTCTATGTTTTCAGGGATGTTTACGTTTTAATCACTAATTCGCCAGTTCCTCTGCTCACGCAGTTTGTGTTACCAGTATTCCTTTTGATCAATGTTTCTTACATAGTGAATGATTTTACCACTCTATACCGTAGGCTCGTTTTGGAAAAAAGAAGGGCAGAGTTTCTGGAAATGGAATCGATGAGGGACCCATTAACAGGTGCCTTGAACAGGAGATTTCTTTGGAAGATCAGGGAAATTGTGCCAGAACTTTATACCGTTTGCCTCATTGATATTGATGGCTTTAAAGAATTTAACGACCAGTTTGGACATCTTTTGGGGGATTGTGTATTGAGAAAGATGGTTTCAAAGATGACAAGTTCACTTAGAAAGGATGATCATATTATTCGCTATGGAGGAGATGAATTCGTTATTTTGCTTTATAAAACATCAGGGAGAGATGCAGAGCAGGTAGTAGGAAAAATTAGAGACCAATTCTTAAGCGAAAAGATAGTCTGTGAGGGAAAAGAATTTACGCTGTCTTTTTCTTATGGAATTGCTGCGATTGGGGAGGGTAATAGTTTAGAAGATCTCCTTAAGATTGCTGATTCGAGACTTTATGAAGCGAAAAATTCAAAAGCAAAGGCTTAA
- the serS gene encoding serine--tRNA ligase, translated as MIDRKLLRENANLLREALTKRNYDTGILEELIRLDEDTRTLRKEIETIRAEKNKISKEISRARRENSNPEQLLNQAKEIDTKLEELEEVLEEKERILNEKILYLPNIPHESCPVGKSSEDNVVVRQHGKLREFSFTPKPHWDIAENLKIIDFEKAGEISGSRFAIYKNEGAELERALINFFLDQNKKKGYEEILPPTLVKEESMYVSAHLPKFKEEMYYIPEDELFLIPTAETVLANLHRDEILNEEELPKYYMAYTPCYRREAGSYGKDVRGIIRVHQFNKVELFKFTKPEDSYDELEKMVQDVEDLLKLLGIPYRVVLLCTGDMGFASSKTYDIEVWAPGVGRWLEASSCSNTESFQTRRAKMRFRRKDGRIEYPHALNGSGLATPRVFIAILENFQREDGSVEIPEVLRPYMGGKNVILPK; from the coding sequence TTGATTGATCGAAAGTTGTTGAGAGAAAATGCAAATTTATTGAGAGAGGCCCTTACAAAAAGAAACTATGACACTGGAATTTTAGAAGAATTAATAAGACTGGATGAAGATACACGTACCCTGCGAAAAGAAATTGAAACTATAAGAGCGGAAAAAAATAAAATTAGCAAGGAGATCTCCAGGGCAAGGAGAGAAAATTCAAATCCCGAACAACTGTTAAATCAGGCAAAGGAAATCGACACAAAACTCGAAGAACTCGAAGAAGTATTAGAAGAAAAGGAAAGGATTCTAAACGAAAAGATATTGTACTTGCCCAACATTCCTCATGAATCATGCCCTGTGGGTAAAAGCTCAGAAGATAACGTAGTAGTAAGGCAACACGGTAAGCTAAGAGAATTTAGTTTTACACCTAAGCCTCATTGGGATATTGCCGAAAATCTCAAGATCATTGATTTTGAGAAGGCAGGTGAAATTTCAGGGTCACGATTCGCAATTTACAAAAACGAAGGTGCAGAACTAGAAAGGGCGCTGATCAACTTCTTTTTAGATCAAAACAAGAAAAAAGGTTATGAAGAAATACTACCACCGACCTTAGTGAAAGAGGAATCGATGTATGTTTCGGCGCATTTACCAAAATTTAAAGAGGAAATGTATTACATCCCGGAAGATGAACTCTTTTTAATTCCAACGGCCGAAACAGTCTTAGCGAATTTGCATCGAGATGAGATTTTAAACGAAGAAGAACTTCCAAAATATTACATGGCCTATACCCCGTGTTACAGAAGGGAAGCAGGATCTTACGGGAAAGATGTGAGAGGAATTATAAGAGTACATCAATTCAACAAAGTGGAACTCTTTAAATTCACCAAACCTGAAGATTCCTATGATGAGCTGGAAAAGATGGTTCAAGATGTTGAAGATCTCTTAAAGTTATTAGGGATCCCTTATCGCGTCGTTTTACTTTGCACCGGCGATATGGGCTTTGCCTCATCAAAAACCTACGATATAGAAGTTTGGGCACCTGGTGTTGGAAGATGGTTGGAGGCTTCATCCTGTTCTAACACAGAAAGCTTCCAGACAAGAAGGGCCAAGATGAGGTTCAGAAGAAAAGATGGCCGAATTGAATATCCTCATGCTTTAAACGGTTCAGGACTTGCAACGCCGAGGGTCTTTATAGCAATCCTTGAAAATTTCCAGAGAGAGGATGGAAGTGTAGAAATTCCTGAGGTGCTGAGACCCTACATGGGGGGTAAAAATGTCATCCTACCAAAATGA
- the wecB gene encoding UDP-N-acetylglucosamine 2-epimerase (non-hydrolyzing), translated as MFKVSLVVGARPNFVKAAPLFYALKKIPSIEVELVHTGQHYDVNMSDVFFSQLELPIPDVNLEVGSKSHGKQTGEMLIKLEEHYTSSKPDLVVVFGDTNSTLAGALSAVKLGIKVAHVEAGVRSFDMTMPEEVNRILVDRISDLLFIPDKYANSNLKKEGIPQHKIFLVGNIVIDTLVKYQGKVESIEKDVLNKAKLNPLQYAVATIHRAGNVDEEKRLKEIMNILERLAQKIPIVFPVHPRTRKKIEEMGYKPEKGLKFLEPLGYLEFIALLKNSRIVLTDSGGVQTESTYLGIPCLTLRENTEWIITLKKGTNHLVGYDIDLIERIVDKILSGEPKGEKVARKPSKIEFWDGKTSERISEIISNFLKEQSH; from the coding sequence ATGTTTAAAGTCTCATTAGTAGTAGGTGCGAGACCAAACTTCGTTAAGGCGGCTCCACTTTTTTATGCTTTGAAAAAAATCCCATCCATTGAAGTCGAATTAGTCCACACAGGACAGCATTACGATGTGAATATGTCTGATGTTTTCTTCAGCCAATTAGAATTGCCCATCCCCGATGTTAACCTTGAAGTCGGTTCCAAATCCCATGGTAAACAGACAGGTGAGATGTTGATAAAACTTGAAGAGCATTATACCAGCTCCAAGCCTGATTTGGTGGTCGTCTTTGGTGATACCAATTCGACCTTAGCAGGTGCACTATCCGCTGTAAAACTTGGAATAAAAGTTGCCCATGTTGAAGCGGGTGTGAGAAGTTTCGATATGACAATGCCGGAAGAAGTAAACAGGATTCTCGTGGATAGAATTTCCGATCTACTCTTCATCCCTGACAAATACGCTAATTCGAATCTAAAAAAGGAAGGCATACCGCAACATAAAATCTTTCTCGTTGGAAACATTGTAATTGATACTCTCGTGAAATATCAAGGTAAAGTGGAATCCATCGAAAAAGATGTACTGAATAAAGCGAAGTTGAACCCCCTACAATACGCCGTTGCAACGATACACAGGGCTGGAAACGTTGACGAAGAAAAAAGATTAAAGGAAATTATGAACATCTTAGAAAGATTGGCTCAAAAAATACCCATCGTCTTCCCAGTTCACCCAAGGACAAGGAAAAAAATCGAGGAAATGGGATATAAACCTGAAAAAGGGCTCAAATTCCTTGAACCTCTCGGATACCTCGAATTCATTGCCCTCTTAAAAAATTCCAGAATAGTCCTCACCGACTCAGGGGGCGTGCAAACGGAATCTACTTACCTTGGCATTCCCTGCTTAACCCTTCGAGAAAATACTGAATGGATTATTACCCTTAAAAAGGGCACCAATCACCTTGTAGGATACGATATTGACCTTATAGAAAGAATCGTCGACAAAATCCTGAGCGGAGAACCAAAGGGTGAAAAGGTTGCGAGAAAACCATCGAAAATTGAATTTTGGGATGGGAAAACATCGGAAAGAATATCTGAAATAATCAGCAATTTTCTAAAGGAGCAAAGCCATTAA
- a CDS encoding class II aldolase/adducin family protein gives MSSYQNEREEILRVLKILYEKDFIQANVGNISVKVSETEILITPRGKRKAELNPEDILLVDINGNVIEGTLIPSIELRTHLAWYRVRPDIRAIIHAHPPYTTAASFYTPVESKPLMTELADILGQKLLSIPYKKAGSPELEEDVADKGSTEGVYILILQKHGVLVAGKDLIEALNRLELLEFDTKIKILKELVI, from the coding sequence ATGTCATCCTACCAAAATGAAAGGGAAGAAATTTTACGAGTTTTAAAAATTTTATATGAAAAAGATTTCATCCAGGCTAATGTGGGCAACATTAGTGTAAAGGTAAGCGAGACAGAAATTCTTATCACGCCCCGCGGTAAAAGGAAAGCCGAATTAAACCCAGAAGACATTCTTCTCGTTGACATAAACGGGAATGTGATTGAAGGCACACTGATTCCATCTATTGAATTGAGGACCCATCTCGCCTGGTACAGGGTTAGACCCGACATTCGTGCGATCATCCATGCACATCCTCCCTACACCACCGCTGCGTCTTTCTATACTCCGGTGGAATCAAAACCATTGATGACAGAATTGGCTGACATTCTTGGACAGAAACTCCTCTCCATACCTTATAAAAAGGCAGGCTCTCCGGAACTTGAAGAAGACGTCGCCGATAAAGGTTCAACGGAAGGGGTCTATATTTTAATACTTCAAAAACACGGGGTCCTTGTTGCAGGAAAAGACCTGATTGAAGCACTAAACCGACTGGAACTCCTGGAATTCGACACCAAAATTAAAATTTTAAAGGAATTGGTAATATGA
- the alaS gene encoding alanine--tRNA ligase: protein MKWSSNKVRETFLQYFRERDHVIVPSSSLLPKNDPTLLFTNAGMNQFKLFFLGVVKPPFTRAASCQKCLRAGGKHNDLDNVGFTKRHHTFFEMLGNFSFNDYFKEEAIKFAWELLTEIYGLEKEKLWVTVYREDDEAYNIWKDIIGVPANRIVKLGEKDNFWEMGEQGPAGPCSEILYDLGEEADPKQKTPEMEGERFLEIWNLVFMQYNRNEKGELEKLSTKNIDTGMGLERLLRVLNGADSNFHTDLFMPIIEEVERITGVKYSCDERGSAHRVLADHSRALTFAISDGIYPSNYGRGYVLRRILRRAHRFAQKIGYGDKPIVYRLVPVVVEIMKDAYPELTERKTELEFIIKREEERFIENIARTLPKLEQEIEDAKPSGVLSGKVVFKFYDTYGLPLDLIEEYAKDAGLSIDWSSFEEEMDIQREKARKTEIFKVDLPEEWVTFREGQVKFVGYEKLETLSRILKYGFKGGKIYIITEETPFYAESGGQVGDKGFIEGEGPEGHFFVEVLDTKKLENQIIHIGKLVEGKIQDVEVRLVVDEKLRKGAQRAHTATHLLHAALREVLGEHVRQEGSLVEPDRLRFDFLHFSKLRKDEIEEIERIVNTKIVENIPVVIKYLKYDEAVKDGAMALFEGKYGEIVRVIYIGDFSRELCGGTHVERTGDIGFFKIVKEEASSANIRRIEAYTGLKALQYVQKMEETIISSAELLSTTPDKLTEKIEKNLELMKSLEDEVKTYLTKWADLKVKKILEKPLKFNNFLVFAEYVKNADIHALRALADRIRVTQDHGVVILIGSRENNVSFMVEILGNIEGIDASKLVKIIGKHIKGGGGGSKTKAEGGGKDPSKIGEVLDLIRTGKLFTQEV, encoded by the coding sequence ATGAAGTGGAGTTCTAACAAGGTCAGGGAAACTTTTCTGCAATATTTTAGAGAACGAGACCACGTTATAGTCCCCAGTTCTTCATTATTACCCAAGAACGACCCAACCCTTCTCTTTACCAACGCGGGCATGAACCAGTTCAAACTCTTCTTCCTTGGGGTCGTTAAACCACCTTTTACCCGCGCTGCCTCTTGCCAAAAGTGTTTAAGGGCTGGTGGAAAACACAATGACCTCGATAACGTCGGCTTTACCAAAAGGCACCATACCTTTTTTGAGATGCTCGGGAACTTTTCCTTCAATGATTACTTCAAAGAAGAAGCCATTAAATTTGCCTGGGAACTTCTTACAGAGATATACGGACTCGAAAAAGAAAAACTCTGGGTTACGGTATACAGGGAAGATGACGAGGCATACAATATCTGGAAAGATATCATTGGCGTGCCTGCAAATCGAATCGTAAAGCTTGGCGAAAAAGACAACTTCTGGGAAATGGGTGAACAAGGACCTGCAGGGCCTTGCTCAGAAATTCTCTACGATCTCGGAGAAGAGGCCGATCCTAAACAAAAGACACCTGAAATGGAAGGAGAACGCTTCCTTGAAATCTGGAATCTCGTATTCATGCAGTACAATAGAAATGAAAAGGGTGAACTGGAAAAGCTGAGCACTAAAAACATTGACACAGGAATGGGGCTCGAAAGACTCCTACGGGTTTTAAATGGTGCAGATTCCAACTTCCATACAGATCTTTTCATGCCCATTATCGAAGAGGTGGAAAGGATAACTGGGGTAAAATACTCCTGTGACGAGCGAGGAAGCGCACACAGGGTATTAGCAGACCATTCTCGTGCTTTGACCTTTGCTATCTCTGACGGGATCTACCCATCCAATTACGGTAGAGGTTATGTATTAAGAAGGATTCTCCGTAGAGCGCACCGTTTTGCCCAGAAGATTGGATACGGAGACAAGCCCATAGTTTACAGATTGGTCCCCGTAGTAGTGGAAATAATGAAAGACGCCTATCCTGAATTAACGGAAAGAAAAACGGAATTGGAATTTATCATTAAAAGAGAAGAAGAAAGATTTATTGAAAACATTGCCAGAACCCTTCCGAAGCTGGAGCAGGAAATCGAAGATGCTAAGCCATCGGGTGTCTTGAGCGGTAAGGTGGTATTTAAATTCTACGACACTTATGGACTCCCTCTCGATTTAATCGAAGAGTATGCCAAGGATGCGGGGCTCTCAATAGATTGGTCCTCCTTTGAAGAGGAGATGGACATCCAGAGAGAAAAGGCAAGAAAAACGGAAATATTCAAAGTGGATTTGCCCGAGGAATGGGTAACTTTCAGAGAAGGTCAAGTGAAATTTGTAGGTTACGAAAAACTCGAAACCCTCTCAAGAATTCTAAAATACGGGTTCAAAGGCGGGAAAATATACATAATAACCGAAGAAACGCCTTTCTACGCGGAAAGTGGAGGTCAAGTTGGTGACAAGGGATTTATAGAAGGGGAAGGTCCTGAAGGGCATTTCTTCGTCGAGGTTTTAGATACGAAAAAGTTAGAAAATCAAATTATACATATTGGAAAGTTGGTTGAAGGTAAGATTCAAGATGTAGAGGTCAGGTTAGTTGTTGACGAAAAACTCAGGAAGGGTGCTCAAAGAGCCCATACCGCAACTCACCTTCTCCATGCTGCCCTACGAGAAGTTCTTGGTGAACACGTAAGGCAAGAGGGTTCCTTGGTGGAACCTGATAGGCTGAGATTTGACTTTTTACATTTCTCAAAACTAAGAAAGGATGAGATTGAAGAAATTGAAAGAATTGTTAACACAAAGATCGTTGAAAATATTCCTGTTGTGATAAAATACCTAAAATATGATGAGGCAGTTAAAGATGGCGCAATGGCGCTTTTCGAGGGGAAATACGGTGAAATCGTTAGGGTAATTTACATCGGCGATTTCTCGCGGGAGCTATGTGGCGGTACCCATGTGGAAAGAACCGGAGACATAGGATTTTTCAAAATAGTAAAGGAAGAGGCCTCCAGTGCCAATATTAGAAGGATTGAAGCCTACACAGGGCTCAAAGCCCTTCAATATGTTCAGAAAATGGAGGAAACAATTATAAGTTCAGCCGAATTGCTATCTACTACTCCGGATAAGCTGACTGAAAAAATTGAGAAGAACCTCGAGCTTATGAAATCCTTAGAAGACGAAGTTAAAACTTATTTGACCAAATGGGCGGACCTAAAAGTTAAAAAAATTTTGGAAAAGCCATTAAAATTCAATAACTTTTTAGTTTTTGCAGAATATGTTAAAAACGCGGATATACATGCGCTGAGGGCCTTAGCTGATAGAATCAGAGTAACCCAAGACCATGGAGTTGTGATCCTGATTGGCAGTAGAGAAAACAACGTCTCCTTCATGGTAGAGATTCTTGGGAACATTGAAGGTATTGATGCATCAAAACTGGTGAAAATTATCGGAAAACATATAAAAGGTGGTGGCGGTGGGAGTAAAACAAAGGCTGAAGGCGGTGGCAAGGACCCTTCAAAAATAGGAGAAGTTTTAGATCTGATAAGAACAGGAAAACTTTTTACTCAGGAGGTTTAA